From Salvelinus namaycush isolate Seneca chromosome 2, SaNama_1.0, whole genome shotgun sequence, one genomic window encodes:
- the LOC120023840 gene encoding beta-1,3-galactosyltransferase 6-like: MSLVRVVCRHKTALAIGGVCLFAVVLLFLAKCTSETLKQGQADPPGLAPHAAHSQPRAEHPELPSRLKDLSAFLVVLITTGPKYTERRSIIRSTWLAKKDPEVLAMFVVGTEGLPAEDMQNINTEQGRHKDLLLLPALRDSYENLTLKLLHMYSWLDHNVDFKFVLKADDDTFARLDLLKEELKTKEPSRLYWGFFSGRGRVKTAGKWRESAWELCDYYLPYALGGGYLLSCDLVHYIQINTAYLKVWQSEDVSLGAWLAPVDVKRTHDPRFDTEYKSRGCSNKYLVTHKQSLEDMLEKQQTLQRDGRLCKEEVKLRLSYVYDWSVPPSQCCQRKDGIP, from the exons ATGAGCCTGGTCCGCGTCGTGTGTCGTCACAAGACGGCCCTGGCCATCGGAGGAGTGTGCCTCTTTGCTGTTGTCCTCCTTTTCCTCGCCAAGTGTACCTCGGAGACCCTAAAACAGGGCCAGGCCGACCCTCCAGGCCTAGCCCCTCACGCTGCCCACTCCCAGCCCCGAGCAGAGCACCCTGAGCTCCCCTCACGCCTCAAAGACCTCTCGGCCTTCCTGGTGGTCCTCATCACCACAGGACCCAAGTACACAGAGCGCAGGAGCATCATCCGTAGTACCTGGCTGGCTAAGAAGGATCCGGAGGTTCTAGCTATGTTCGTGGTGGGGACCGAGGGGCTGCCCGCAGAGGATATGCAGAACATCAACACGGAGCAGGGGCGGCACAAAGACCTGCTCTTACTCCCCGCGCTGCGAGACTCGTATGAGAACCTGACCCTGAAGCTGCTCCATATGTATTCCTGGCTGGATCACAACGTAGACTTCAAGTTTGTGTTAAAAGCGGACGATGACACTTTTGCTCGTCTGGACCTGTTGAAG GAGGAGCTGAAGACTAAAGAGCCCAGCCGGCTGTACTGGGGCTTCTTCTCAGGCCGCGGTCGCGTGAAGACAGCAGGGAAGTGGAGGGAGTCGGCCTGGGAGCTGTGTGACTACTACCTACCCTACGCCCTGGGTGGAGGCTACCTGCTCTCCTGCGACCTCGTACACTACATCCAGATCAACACGGCCTACCTCAAGGTGTGGCAGAGCGAGGACGTGTCACTGGGGGCGTGGCTAGCCCCGGTGGACGTCAAACGAACACACGACCCTCGATTCGACACGGAGTACAAGTCTCGGGGGTGTAGTAATAAATACCTGGTGACTCACAAGCAGAGCCTGGAGGACATGTTGGAGAAACAGCAGACGCTGCAGAGAGACGGGAGGCTGTGTAAGGAAGAGGTTAAACTCCGCCTGAGCTACGTGTACGACTGGAGCGTCCCGCCCTCACAGTGCTGCCAGAGGAAGGACGGAATACCCTGA